AGATGAACTAGAATCTTGTATTGTAAGTGATTGAGTTAAGGTGGCATTAGTTGCTAGAAATGCAATCATCAGACGatgaattattaaataaattatcattTGATATTCAGATCTCATATTGATACATGTACCGTGTTCTTACATGACAAACTCGTCGTTTCCCCATAAAATTCGAATATTTTAACACTTATCTGGACTTTCGACGATTGCTTTAGATTCGAGAATCTCAATGCTTGTATATTACTAGTACCAACTTGAATTATTCTCAGTTTTCCACACATTTGAATTATTGTATAACCATATAGTATTAAGTTATTATCACagttacaatttaaaaagTCATTATGTAAACATCTGCTAGAAATCCAtgaaatattatatacttCCTCTATAGCATAAAATTGTACGGTCGGATATAACAATATATTCCAATTGGGAACGACATCAAGAACCTACCATGAATTCGAGTTAAAATAGTAGATTTGGCACTgaaatgttttatgttttacatTGCAGTCATACTTCAAAGATTTAGTGGTTCTTGTTCTCATCATGTCCGAGAGCATACCTATctaaattttggttattaCTTCTCGGTTCGATCCATTTGGTTTTCCCCACAAGGTCCAACCCACGAGCCTAGTGTTGTCTTTAGTGACACATAACAATCCTCGCAGTAAAATATGCTATTGATATCACGACTTGTAAAATATGATAGATATCAAGCCTCTATTAGTAGATGGATCAAATCATACATCATAAGTTCATAACCTACGAAAACAACACTACATTCAAGCCAGATCAATAACTAATAGCCCAATGCAGTAAAAATGGGCCTAAAAGCTTGCTCGTTTTGCGTTTATTTTTGGGTGAGAGAAAAGCCCATAGGATCACGACCGGTCCacagaaacaacaataaatCAAGCCAGACCAATAAAAACTACGGTTTGACATTGTTCCCGTTACAGACTAAACCGAAAATAAACACGTTGTGACGAATGGTACGTTAGTTATTACGTGGTTGcgtggaaaagaagaagttccACGTGGTGACTAAAGTTTGCACGTTGCCTCTTGACACTTTTGCTTCTAACGTAAccatttctaaattttgttttggattcaatTAATTTCCACGATATTGAACGTTTATATTCAGAAACTCATGTATACATGACTTTTTCAGTTTCCGACCAACAATTTAGGTCTCATTTGAATTGATTTGGACATGAAAATTGTTAGAAAAGTTATTAAATTGATGTATTATTTACCAAACTTTTGTTGCATTCTATCGAAAGTCAATTACAAAAACAGGTGTTGATATTATTGACTTAAGATCGTTTAGAAGTAAGAACAGTATATTGTCGTGATTAGTTTGACGGGTATGATCGAATCGCAAGACTCAAACAGGACCGTCGATTTTATAGGGTAAACGATTCCCACAAGTCACGGAGGCTGAGAGCCTTGAGCGTAGGTGCTGACCTGGCACACAAATGTAAAACTTGGCCACCAATTAAGACACGTGTCTTGTTAAGCTCCGTCCCCTTAGGCCACGTGGCAACTGTTTTTCTTTGGCAGTGATGGTTCTTCTTTGAGAGTTCGTCGGTGTCCTTATCGGAAATGTAAGAATTcgtaaagaaataaaagttgGCAATTACTATAACTTAGGCTGAAATGTCTGTATTGTCCTTAAGCAATaccatcaaaatttaataattttgttaactaacaaaattattgAGAACATTAAAGTGAAAAAACCATTCGACATATTCCAATTTTTTCACATTCTTTGTtaaatttctgattttctccttctctatGACTGTTACACAATTGATCAACGGACGTAAGGGTTTGGAGTATAttgtacatttttttttcttaaacgagaggagaaaaaaaaaagaagggatTCCTCATCCGCAAATAGattcattgaatcaaaaaaaatcccaaccagacaaaaaacattagaatCATGCAGTGGATCCCACTTCCGACCATTTGCTGATTTTTCCGTAAATACAttctagatatttttttaaaagaaaacgcaatttagattttaaattctAGATTTTAAATTCTAGAGAAGTAATTCGCGCAAAAACTGTAATCAAAGTTTAAATtcgaaaattttgattagtttacGTTGATCGAACAAACTACAAAGTACCAAAAAACAGTTATTTATAGTTTCATAATCACAAATGGATAACGACATTAGTAACAACATTAATAACATCATCTTAGTTTAAGTCAGTAGTAATCTATGGTTAAACAAAAAGGGTAATTAAGTAATTTGCATTGCTCAGTTCGCTTCCATTGCTGGATTTAACGGGCGAATAAGAACACCACCAAGGATAGATTGGTTTATTTCTAGTTTCTTCGGATCTataaagtagaagaagaagaagaaaaattctcaatttctctctcacaatctcttcgttttctgtgattttatttagattttccCATTTCAATCTCTTGTTagaaattgtatatataccTAGATCGATTGGTTCGTAgatctgtttgtttttctagGGAAAGTTCTTTGATTCTCCAGAAAATTGGACGAAGCTTTGGATTCAAATTccagaattaaaaaaaaacagaaaaaaaattctttaggTTTTCATTTTGAATTCTTACCAGAGAGTTTCAATGGTGGTAGCAACGACCATAGCGCTTTACGCGAGTCCAGCGAGCACTGTATGTTCCACAGCTCACCAAATCAACGCTCATATCTCATGTGACCTCGATCTGAACTCTAGATCTTCATCGGCGTCTTCTTCCACGAGTTCGCCGACTATCGGAGGtctctctttgcttttctCCGGCGCTTCCGTCaaatcatcttcctcttcttcctcatcgcATCCATCCGTAGGAGAGGAATTAGCTTCAATACGCCATGATCGTAGCGAGGATCGGACCTTAAGCGGATCCTTCTGTTATTCTCCGAGCAAATTCATTGGTTCTTCATACCTAAAACGAGATCATCAAAGCCCTGTCTCGGTGCTTCACGGTCCAATTTCATCTGGTAACAGTCCTCCGATGAGGATTTCACGCGATCGGAACTTAGATGGTGGATCTGCTCTTCGTGTAGGATCTAGCAGATTGTTCAATGGTTTCGTCAGGAAAGCGATAGGTTCATGTGTTGATTACGATACAGACTCTGTTCTTGTCGATGAGCAGCTACCGTTTACCATGGACGATGGTTtcgaaggagaaagaagacaacCATATGCTAGGGATTTGCTTAGACGTGCTCAATTGAAACACAAAATCTTCGAAGATGAATCTGTGATCAAAGCATTTTACGAAGCTGAGAAAGCTCATAGGGGACAGGTgtgtggaagaagaagtaaatctcaaaaacttgtcaataattttggttttgattttgctaATTGATGTGTTTGAATCAGATGAGAGCAACTGGTGATCCATACCTGCAACATTGTGTGGAGACTGCAATGTTGTTGGCTGACATTGGAGCTAATTCGACTGTTGTTGTAGCTGGAATTTTACATGATACTTTAGACGATTCGTTTATGAGCTATGATTATATTCTCAGAACTTTTGGATCAGGAGTTGCTGATCTTGTGGAAGGGGTAAGTAAAGAAGTAGCAATGAATGTGTTTCAGCTAAAGACTTGAGGATTTAACTGAATTCTGTCTTCTAAATTGCATTAGGTCTCTAAGCTGAGCCAGTTAAGTAAACTTGCTCGGGAGAACAATACCGCTTGTAAAACCGTAGAAGCAGATCGTTTGCACACTATGTTTCTTGCAATGGCAGACGCCAGAGCTGTTCTTATAAAGTTAGCTGATCGGTTACACAACATGATGACTCTATATGCTTTGCCACCAGTGAAGCGGCAAAGGTTTGCCAAAGAAACTCTAGAGATATTTGCGCCTTTGGCTAATCGTTTGGGAATTTCTAGCTGGAAAGTTAAGCTTGAAAATCTGTGTTTTAAGCATCTCCATCCTGATCAGCACCATGAGATGTCCGATATGCTTGAGGATTCATTCGATGAAGCTATGATTACTTCTGCGATTGAGAAATTGGAGCAAGCGCTTAAGAAAGAAGGCATCTCTTACCATGTTGTCTCTGGACGGCACAAGAGTTTGTATAGTATCTACTGCAAGATGTTGAAGTAAGTTCTCATTTCCTCTCTATTCGAAACTGCTTGTTGGTTTTCTGGTTTCACTAAGATAAAGGAGAGAACCGGGAATACTGACACTTCATTTTATGCCAGGAAAAAGCTAACCATGGATGAAATTCATGATATTCATGGCTTACGTTTGATTGTTGACAATGAGAAAGATTGTTACAAGGCCTTGGGAGTAGTTCACAAGCTATGGTCTGAAGTTCCTGGAAAGCTGAAAGATTACATTTCTCATCCCAAGTTCAACGGGTGGGTTCTGCAAACCGATTGTAGCTTAAGATGATGCAGGCTTCTGCTTTCTCTAATTATCTAACTTTGGGCTTTGTGAATTTTAGGTACCAATCTTTGCATACTGTAGTGATGGGTGATGGAACTATTCCGCTGGAAGTTCAAATACGGACAAAGGAGATGCATTTGCAAGCTGAATTTGGGTTTGCAGCTCACTGGAGATACAAGGAAGGTGACTGCAAACACTCATCGTTTGTGCTTCAAATGGTTGAATGGGCAAGATGGGTTGTGACCTGGCATTTTGAAACCATGAGCAAAGACGGATCGTCGATCTGCTCTTCTGAGCCCTTGTGCAGTTTCCCGTCTCACGCAGAAGACTGTCCGTTTTCATATAAGCCTAGTGGTAACCAAGAAGGACCAGTCTATGTGATTGTAATCGAAAATGAGAAGGTTAGTTATTATATATCTCCTTCAAATTCTGCTCCTTTGAGGATGTTTCTTTGCTTGGagttataatttgataaacCCGAAAATGCAGATGACTGTGCAAGAGTTTCCCGAGAATTCTACCGTGTCGGACCTGTTACGCAGAGCAGGACCAGGGAGCTCGAGATGGTCAATGTACAG
This sequence is a window from Arabidopsis thaliana chromosome 1 sequence. Protein-coding genes within it:
- the RSH3 gene encoding RELA/SPOT homolog 3 (RELA/SPOT homolog 3 (RSH3); FUNCTIONS IN: GTP diphosphokinase activity; INVOLVED IN: guanosine tetraphosphate metabolic process; LOCATED IN: chloroplast; EXPRESSED IN: 25 plant structures; EXPRESSED DURING: 15 growth stages; CONTAINS InterPro DOMAIN/s: Metal-dependent phosphohydrolase, HD subdomain (InterPro:IPR006674), Metal-dependent phosphohydrolase, HD domain (InterPro:IPR003607), RelA/SpoT (InterPro:IPR007685); BEST Arabidopsis thaliana protein match is: RELA/SPOT homolog 2 (TAIR:AT3G14050.1); Has 13036 Blast hits to 12330 proteins in 2448 species: Archae - 4; Bacteria - 8654; Metazoa - 208; Fungi - 27; Plants - 218; Viruses - 4; Other Eukaryotes - 3921 (source: NCBI BLink).), which produces MVVATTIALYASPASTVCSTAHQINAHISCDLDLNSRSSSASSSTSSPTIGGLSLLFSGASVKSSSSSSSSHPSVGEELASIRHDRSEDRTLSGSFCYSPSKFIGSSYLKRDHQSPVSVLHGPISSGNSPPMRISRDRNLDGGSALRVGSSRLFNGFVRKAIGSCVDYDTDSVLVDEQLPFTMDDGFEGERRQPYARDLLRRAQLKHKIFEDESVIKAFYEAEKAHRGQMRATGDPYLQHCVETAMLLADIGANSTVVVAGILHDTLDDSFMSYDYILRTFGSGVADLVEGVSKLSQLSKLARENNTACKTVEADRLHTMFLAMADARAVLIKLADRLHNMMTLYALPPVKRQRFAKETLEIFAPLANRLGISSWKVKLENLCFKHLHPDQHHEMSDMLEDSFDEAMITSAIEKLEQALKKEGISYHVVSGRHKSLYSIYCKMLKKKLTMDEIHDIHGLRLIVDNEKDCYKALGVVHKLWSEVPGKLKDYISHPKFNGYQSLHTVVMGDGTIPLEVQIRTKEMHLQAEFGFAAHWRYKEGDCKHSSFVLQMVEWARWVVTWHFETMSKDGSSICSSEPLCSFPSHAEDCPFSYKPSGNQEGPVYVIVIENEKMTVQEFPENSTVSDLLRRAGPGSSRWSMYSIPAKEELRPRLNQTPVSDLKCKLKMGDVVELTPAIPDKSLTEYREEIQRMYDRGLAFSRPHRAATGTMVGWGS